Proteins encoded by one window of Streptococcus sanguinis:
- the csn2 gene encoding type II-A CRISPR-associated protein Csn2, which yields MKINFPLLDEPLAIENATFLVLEDQFTFSTIVKQFYQYTDDGELKLFDRNLKSLKETELLVITDVLGYNLNSPAMLKLIHADLENQLNDKPEVKSMIEKLVATITELLAFECLENELDLEYDEITILELIDALGVKVETLSDTPFEKMLEIVQVFKYLSKKKLLVFINASAYLSKDELVNLIEYIQLNQLRVLFVEPRKVYDFPQYVLDQDYFLNPENMV from the coding sequence ATGAAGATTAATTTCCCATTATTGGATGAACCATTAGCTATTGAAAATGCAACTTTTTTAGTGTTGGAAGACCAATTTACCTTTTCAACTATCGTCAAGCAGTTCTACCAATATACTGATGATGGGGAGTTGAAGTTGTTTGATAGAAATCTAAAATCTCTGAAAGAGACTGAATTACTAGTGATAACGGATGTCTTAGGATACAATCTCAACTCACCTGCCATGCTCAAGCTGATACATGCTGATTTAGAAAATCAACTCAATGACAAGCCAGAAGTCAAGTCCATGATTGAAAAGTTGGTAGCTACGATTACAGAATTGTTAGCATTTGAGTGTTTAGAAAACGAGTTAGACCTAGAGTATGATGAAATTACCATTCTAGAGTTAATCGATGCACTTGGTGTCAAAGTCGAAACCTTGAGTGATACACCTTTTGAAAAGATGCTAGAAATTGTCCAAGTTTTTAAATATCTTTCTAAAAAGAAACTCCTTGTTTTCATCAATGCATCTGCCTATCTATCAAAGGATGAGTTAGTAAATCTGATAGAGTATATCCAACTCAATCAACTAAGGGTTTTATTTGTTGAACCTCGAAAAGTCTATGATTTTCCGCAGTATGTTCTGGATCAGGACTATTTCTTGAACCCTGAAAATATGGTATAA
- the mnmE gene encoding tRNA uridine-5-carboxymethylaminomethyl(34) synthesis GTPase MnmE has protein sequence MITREFDTIAAISTPLGEGAIGIVRLSGTDSFAIAQKIFKGKNLSKVESHTLNYGHIVDPQNQEILDEVMLGAMRSPKTFTREDIIEINTHGGIAVTNEILQLAIREGARMAEPGEFTKRAFLNGRVDLTQAEAVMDIIRAKTDKAMNNAVKQLDGSLSNLINNTRQEILNTLAQVEVNIDYPEYDDVEEMTTQLMREKTAEFETLLSNLLNTARRGKILREGISTAIIGRPNVGKSSLLNNLLREDKAIVTDIEGTTRDVIEEYVNIKGVPLKLIDTAGIRETDDLVEQIGVERSKKALQEADLVLLVLNASEPLTDQDRQLLEISQVSNRIVLLNKTDLEEKIELDQLPTDVIKISVLHNQNIDKIEERINQLFFENAGIVEQDATYLSNARHISLIEKALESLQAVNQGLEMGMPVDLLQVDMTRTWEILGEITGDAAPDELITQLFSQFCLGK, from the coding sequence ATGATTACCAGAGAATTTGATACAATCGCTGCGATTTCTACACCTCTTGGCGAAGGAGCCATCGGTATCGTTAGACTAAGCGGAACTGACAGCTTTGCTATTGCCCAAAAAATCTTCAAAGGCAAAAATCTAAGCAAAGTGGAAAGCCACACGCTCAATTACGGCCATATCGTTGACCCTCAAAATCAGGAAATTCTGGACGAGGTTATGCTTGGTGCTATGCGCTCTCCCAAGACCTTCACGCGCGAGGATATCATCGAGATTAACACCCACGGTGGAATTGCGGTCACTAATGAAATCCTACAGCTGGCTATCCGCGAGGGCGCTAGAATGGCTGAGCCTGGCGAGTTTACCAAGCGGGCCTTTCTCAATGGGCGCGTGGATTTGACTCAGGCTGAGGCTGTCATGGACATCATCCGCGCCAAGACTGATAAGGCTATGAACAATGCTGTCAAGCAGCTGGATGGCTCTCTCTCCAACCTTATCAACAATACTCGTCAGGAAATTCTCAACACACTGGCTCAGGTCGAGGTCAATATTGACTATCCCGAGTACGACGACGTGGAAGAGATGACGACCCAGCTTATGCGAGAAAAAACAGCTGAATTCGAGACTCTGCTGAGCAACCTTCTCAATACTGCACGACGAGGTAAGATTTTACGCGAAGGCATTTCCACTGCTATCATCGGCCGGCCTAATGTTGGCAAGTCCAGTCTGCTCAACAATCTACTGCGCGAGGACAAGGCCATTGTGACTGATATCGAGGGGACGACTCGTGATGTGATCGAGGAGTATGTCAACATCAAGGGTGTGCCGCTCAAGCTCATCGATACCGCAGGCATTCGGGAAACCGATGACCTTGTAGAACAGATTGGAGTTGAGCGCTCTAAAAAAGCCCTGCAGGAAGCCGACTTGGTCCTCTTAGTTCTCAATGCCAGCGAGCCTCTGACGGATCAGGACAGACAATTGCTGGAAATCAGCCAAGTCAGCAATCGCATCGTCCTGCTTAACAAGACCGACCTTGAAGAAAAGATTGAGCTGGACCAGCTGCCAACTGATGTCATCAAGATTTCTGTCCTTCACAATCAAAATATCGATAAAATTGAAGAACGCATCAATCAGCTCTTCTTTGAAAATGCTGGTATTGTCGAGCAAGACGCCACCTACCTGTCAAATGCCCGCCATATCTCCTTAATTGAAAAAGCCCTAGAAAGCCTGCAAGCCGTCAACCAAGGCTTGGAAATGGGTATGCCGGTTGACCTTCTCCAAGTCGATATGACTCGCACTTGGGAAATCCTCGGTGAAATCACTGGTGACGCCGCACCAGACGAACTCATCACCCAACTCTTCAGCCAATTTTGCTTGGGGAAATAG
- the rpiA gene encoding ribose-5-phosphate isomerase RpiA, whose translation MENLKKLAGIKAAEFVQSGMIVGLGTGSTAYYFVEEIGRRIKEEGLKITAVTTSSVTSKQAEGLGIPLKSIDDVDQVDVTVDGADEVDSAFNGIKGGGGALLMEKVVAVPTKHYIWVVDESKMVEKLGAFKLPVEVVQYGAEQLFRRFERAGYKPAFREKDGQRFVTDMQNFIIDLDLGVIENPVEFAQELDHVVGVVEHGLFNQMVDKVIVAGKSGLQVLEANK comes from the coding sequence ATGGAAAATCTAAAGAAACTGGCAGGAATCAAGGCTGCTGAATTTGTCCAAAGCGGGATGATAGTTGGTCTCGGGACGGGTTCGACCGCTTATTATTTTGTCGAAGAGATTGGCCGTCGTATAAAAGAAGAAGGACTGAAGATTACAGCTGTGACGACTTCCAGTGTCACTAGCAAACAGGCGGAAGGATTAGGTATTCCGCTCAAATCTATCGACGATGTGGATCAGGTGGATGTCACTGTTGATGGTGCTGATGAGGTTGATTCAGCTTTTAACGGTATCAAGGGCGGTGGCGGCGCACTTCTCATGGAGAAAGTCGTAGCGGTACCTACCAAGCACTATATCTGGGTGGTCGATGAGAGCAAGATGGTAGAGAAGCTAGGCGCCTTCAAACTACCAGTAGAAGTTGTTCAGTATGGTGCTGAACAGCTCTTTCGTCGCTTTGAGCGTGCTGGATATAAGCCAGCCTTTCGTGAGAAAGATGGCCAGCGCTTTGTCACAGACATGCAGAATTTCATTATTGACTTAGATTTAGGTGTGATTGAAAATCCAGTTGAGTTTGCACAAGAACTTGATCATGTTGTGGGAGTAGTGGAGCATGGATTGTTTAATCAAATGGTAGACAAGGTCATTGTTGCTGGAAAATCGGGTCTCCAAGTTTTAGAGGCCAATAAATAG
- a CDS encoding phosphopentomutase — protein MPKFNRIHLVVMDSVGIGAAPDANNFVNAGVPDGASDTLGHISKTVGLNVPNMAKIGLGNIERPAPLKTVPQEENPSGYYTKLEEVSLGKDTMTGHWEIMGLNITEPFDTFWNGFPEEILTQIEEFSGRKVIREANKPYSGTAVIDDFGPRQMETGELIIYTSADPVLQIAAHEEVIPLEELYRICEFARSITLERPALLGRIIARPYVGEPGNFTRTANRHDYAVSPFNPTVLDKLNEAGIDTYSVGKINDIFNGAGINHDMGHNKSNNHGVDTLVKALKDENFKEGFSFTNLVDFDALYGHRRDPHGYRDCLEEFDARIPEIIENMREDDLLMITADHGNDPTYAGTDHTREYIPLLVFGKSLSGHGHIPVGHFADISATIAENFGVDKAMIGESFLDKLV, from the coding sequence ATGCCAAAATTTAATCGTATTCACTTGGTAGTCATGGACTCAGTTGGTATCGGTGCTGCACCAGATGCCAATAACTTTGTCAATGCAGGGGTACCAGATGGTGCTTCAGATACTCTGGGACATATTTCCAAAACGGTAGGACTGAATGTACCAAACATGGCTAAGATTGGTCTGGGAAATATTGAGCGTCCTGCTCCTTTGAAGACAGTTCCTCAAGAAGAAAATCCTAGCGGCTACTATACCAAGCTGGAGGAAGTATCGCTTGGAAAAGACACGATGACAGGCCACTGGGAAATCATGGGTCTCAATATTACTGAGCCTTTTGATACTTTTTGGAATGGCTTCCCAGAAGAAATCCTGACTCAGATTGAAGAGTTTTCTGGTCGCAAGGTCATTCGTGAGGCTAACAAGCCATACTCTGGTACAGCAGTTATTGATGACTTTGGCCCTCGTCAGATGGAAACAGGCGAGCTGATTATCTACACCTCTGCTGACCCGGTATTGCAAATTGCGGCACACGAAGAAGTGATTCCTTTGGAAGAGCTTTATCGTATTTGTGAATTCGCCCGCTCTATTACCTTGGAACGGCCTGCGCTTCTGGGACGTATCATTGCTCGTCCTTATGTAGGTGAGCCAGGCAACTTCACTCGTACAGCCAACCGTCACGACTATGCCGTATCTCCGTTCAATCCAACTGTACTTGACAAGCTCAATGAAGCCGGAATTGATACTTATTCTGTTGGTAAGATTAACGACATCTTCAACGGCGCTGGAATCAACCATGACATGGGACATAATAAGTCTAACAATCATGGTGTGGATACTTTGGTCAAAGCTCTGAAAGACGAGAATTTCAAAGAAGGCTTCTCATTCACTAACCTAGTAGACTTTGATGCTCTTTATGGTCACCGCCGTGATCCACATGGCTACCGTGATTGTTTGGAAGAGTTTGATGCACGCATCCCAGAAATCATTGAAAACATGCGTGAAGATGATTTGCTCATGATTACTGCTGACCATGGTAATGACCCAACCTATGCTGGAACCGACCATACTCGTGAATACATTCCGCTTTTGGTCTTCGGAAAATCGCTGAGCGGTCATGGACATATTCCTGTCGGACACTTTGCGGATATCTCAGCTACTATTGCTGAAAACTTCGGAGTGGACAAGGCGATGATTGGCGAAAGCTTCTTGGATAAATTGGTATAA
- a CDS encoding purine-nucleoside phosphorylase has translation MTSLSEKIKATAAFLKEKGMTEPEFGLILGSGLGELASEIKNAVSLDYADIPNWGRSTVVGHAGKLVYGDLAGRKVLALQGRFHFYEGNPLDIVTFPVRVMKALGATGVIVTNAAGGIGYGPGTLMAITDHINMTGQNPLIGENLDEFGPRFPDMSKSYTPEYRATAHKVADKLDIKLDEGVYIGVTGPTYETPAEIRAYKSLGADAVGMSTVPEVIVAAHSGLKVLGISCITNFAAGFQEELNHEEVVEVTERVKGDFKRLLKETLAEL, from the coding sequence ATGACAAGCTTATCAGAAAAAATCAAAGCAACAGCAGCCTTCTTAAAAGAAAAAGGTATGACAGAACCTGAATTTGGTCTGATTTTGGGATCTGGTTTGGGAGAATTGGCTTCTGAAATCAAAAATGCTGTTAGTCTTGACTATGCGGATATTCCAAACTGGGGTCGCTCAACTGTTGTTGGTCACGCTGGTAAATTAGTCTATGGAGACTTGGCAGGACGTAAAGTCTTGGCGCTGCAAGGCCGTTTCCATTTCTATGAAGGAAATCCGTTAGACATCGTTACTTTCCCAGTGCGTGTGATGAAGGCTCTTGGTGCGACAGGTGTCATTGTGACCAATGCTGCTGGCGGTATTGGCTATGGCCCTGGTACACTGATGGCCATCACTGACCACATCAATATGACTGGTCAAAATCCTTTGATCGGTGAAAACTTGGATGAATTTGGTCCGCGTTTCCCTGATATGTCTAAATCTTACACTCCAGAATACCGTGCCACCGCTCATAAAGTTGCTGATAAGCTCGACATCAAGCTGGATGAGGGTGTTTATATCGGTGTAACTGGACCAACTTATGAAACACCTGCTGAAATTCGTGCTTACAAGAGTTTGGGTGCAGATGCAGTCGGCATGTCTACTGTTCCTGAAGTGATTGTAGCAGCACATTCTGGTTTGAAAGTCCTTGGAATTTCATGCATTACAAACTTTGCTGCTGGTTTCCAAGAAGAGCTTAATCATGAGGAAGTGGTTGAAGTAACAGAACGTGTCAAGGGTGATTTCAAACGACTTCTTAAAGAAACTCTTGCTGAATTGTAA
- a CDS encoding chloride channel protein — MLIELRRIFRKIPYNFRLFIAVILQGIVSGLSGIFLHYLLEMAEGLAFGQSEHHNGFLTDGVSSSRIGLSLIIVGLSSSLVWYFLQKRSKIYSIKAQMKDETSQYKLHFLKQLFHSIWQIIAVGGGAPIGKEAAPREIGALFAGPIGKICILSMKDRIFLLACGAGAGLAAVYQVPLTSVFFVFETLGISLSIKRFVLVGLTTYVSTYIAGLVISDHALYQHPAITWSLKEVWIVPLLLLFLTPLAWLFGCLSKEVSLNKIKDQRILLTLPSAFLFLVGLASYFPHLLGNGRMMAQEILNGSDGKTVLLMFFLKALVVLIILWAGAYGGTLTPSFALGMAGAALLAMILGLDSQSSILLLGSVCFLSVTLRAPWSATGLVIGFTGLGLDSLPYLLVTAFLAYGFAKVLDRFPWASILCKMSKNKVIR, encoded by the coding sequence ATGTTAATAGAATTGAGGAGAATTTTTCGAAAAATCCCTTATAATTTTAGATTATTCATAGCAGTAATTCTACAAGGAATAGTTTCGGGTTTATCTGGTATATTTCTCCATTATCTTTTAGAGATGGCGGAAGGGCTAGCTTTTGGTCAGTCAGAGCATCATAATGGATTTTTGACAGATGGAGTTTCCTCCTCACGGATAGGACTAAGTTTAATAATCGTGGGTCTTAGCTCGTCCTTAGTCTGGTACTTCTTGCAAAAAAGGTCGAAGATTTATTCCATCAAAGCTCAGATGAAGGATGAGACTTCACAATACAAGCTTCATTTTTTAAAACAGCTATTTCATTCAATTTGGCAGATTATTGCAGTTGGAGGGGGAGCACCTATTGGCAAAGAAGCTGCACCACGAGAGATTGGAGCCCTATTTGCAGGTCCAATTGGAAAAATATGTATACTGTCTATGAAGGATCGTATCTTTCTCCTTGCTTGTGGTGCTGGTGCTGGTTTAGCAGCTGTCTATCAGGTTCCATTAACAAGTGTTTTCTTCGTTTTTGAGACTCTAGGAATTTCTTTATCTATCAAGCGATTTGTCTTAGTCGGTTTGACTACCTATGTGTCTACCTATATAGCAGGCTTGGTTATTTCAGATCATGCTCTTTACCAGCATCCAGCTATCACATGGTCATTAAAGGAAGTGTGGATTGTCCCTTTATTACTTCTTTTCTTAACTCCCCTAGCTTGGCTTTTTGGTTGCTTAAGTAAAGAAGTGTCTTTAAACAAGATAAAAGATCAACGAATACTTCTCACTTTGCCCTCAGCTTTTCTGTTTCTTGTTGGTCTGGCAAGTTACTTTCCACATCTACTTGGCAATGGACGCATGATGGCTCAGGAAATTTTAAATGGTAGCGATGGTAAAACAGTGCTTCTCATGTTTTTCCTAAAAGCATTGGTCGTTCTTATTATCCTTTGGGCAGGGGCCTATGGTGGTACTCTTACGCCATCTTTTGCCTTGGGGATGGCTGGAGCTGCTCTCTTAGCCATGATTCTAGGTTTGGACAGCCAGTCAAGCATTTTGCTTTTGGGATCGGTTTGCTTTTTATCAGTGACCTTGAGGGCTCCCTGGTCTGCAACTGGATTAGTAATAGGTTTCACTGGGTTAGGTTTAGATTCTCTTCCGTATCTCTTAGTAACAGCTTTCCTAGCTTATGGTTTTGCAAAAGTGTTAGACCGCTTTCCTTGGGCTAGTATACTGTGTAAGATGTCAAAGAATAAAGTAATTAGGTAG
- the deoD gene encoding purine-nucleoside phosphorylase: MSIHIAAKQGEIADKILLPGDPLRAKFIAENFLEDAVCFNEVRNMFGYTGTYKGHRVSVMGTGMGMPSISIYARELIVDYGVKKLIRVGTAGSLNADVHVRELVLAQAAATNSNIIRNDWPQYDFPQIASFDLLDKAYHIAKDLGMTTHVGNVLSSDVFYSNYFEKNIELGKWGVKAVEMEAAALYYLAAQHHVDALAIMTISDSLVNPEEDTTAEERQNTFTDMMKVGLETLIAEA; the protein is encoded by the coding sequence ATGTCTATTCATATTGCTGCTAAACAAGGCGAGATTGCTGATAAAATCCTTCTTCCAGGTGATCCACTTCGGGCTAAGTTTATTGCGGAGAATTTCCTTGAGGATGCTGTTTGCTTCAATGAAGTCCGTAATATGTTCGGCTACACTGGTACTTACAAAGGGCACCGTGTATCTGTTATGGGGACTGGAATGGGAATGCCCTCAATCTCTATCTATGCGCGTGAGTTGATTGTTGACTACGGTGTGAAAAAGCTAATCCGTGTCGGAACTGCTGGCTCGCTGAATGCTGATGTCCATGTCCGTGAATTAGTACTGGCGCAGGCGGCTGCAACTAACTCCAACATTATCCGCAATGACTGGCCACAGTATGATTTTCCACAAATCGCTAGCTTTGATTTACTAGATAAGGCCTATCATATCGCCAAAGATCTCGGTATGACAACCCATGTTGGGAATGTTTTGTCGTCAGATGTCTTTTACTCAAATTACTTTGAAAAGAACATCGAGCTTGGTAAGTGGGGAGTCAAAGCTGTGGAGATGGAAGCGGCAGCTCTGTACTACTTGGCTGCTCAGCACCATGTAGATGCTCTGGCAATTATGACTATTTCTGACAGCTTGGTCAATCCTGAAGAGGATACAACAGCTGAAGAACGTCAGAATACCTTTACCGACATGATGAAGGTTGGTTTGGAAACCTTGATTGCAGAAGCATGA
- a CDS encoding NAD-dependent protein deacylase, whose amino-acid sequence MDKIARLQELIDQSQNIVFFGGAGVSTESNIPDFRSSDGIYSVKLGRHFTAEQLVSHTMFERYPQEFFDFYKKYLLYPDAKPNAAHVYLADLEKTSKLKAVVTQNIDSLHEMAGSKKVLKLHGSADRNDCLNCQRFYDLAGFLALKGTVPHCLDCGGIVKPDVTLYEEPLDMEVFQQAAQAIQKADLLIIGGTSLVVYPAASLIQYFAGKHLVVINKTSIPQDSQADLVIEGKIGEVLGKLKQ is encoded by the coding sequence ATGGATAAGATTGCAAGGCTGCAAGAATTAATAGACCAAAGTCAAAATATCGTCTTTTTCGGTGGGGCGGGTGTTTCGACGGAGTCCAATATTCCGGACTTCCGCAGTTCAGATGGGATATACAGCGTCAAGCTGGGACGGCATTTTACAGCAGAGCAGCTGGTTTCTCACACTATGTTTGAGCGCTATCCGCAGGAGTTTTTTGACTTTTACAAGAAGTATCTGCTTTATCCGGATGCTAAGCCCAATGCTGCTCATGTCTACTTGGCAGACTTGGAGAAGACGAGCAAGCTCAAGGCTGTGGTGACTCAAAATATCGATAGCTTGCATGAAATGGCCGGTTCGAAAAAGGTTCTCAAGCTTCATGGCAGTGCGGATAGAAATGACTGTCTGAATTGTCAGCGATTCTATGATTTGGCCGGTTTTTTAGCTTTGAAGGGTACCGTTCCTCACTGTCTTGACTGTGGCGGTATTGTCAAGCCAGATGTGACTCTCTATGAAGAGCCGCTAGATATGGAAGTTTTCCAGCAGGCAGCTCAAGCTATCCAGAAAGCAGACTTGTTGATAATTGGCGGTACTTCTTTGGTCGTCTATCCTGCAGCCAGCCTCATCCAGTACTTTGCAGGAAAGCATCTGGTCGTCATCAACAAGACCAGTATTCCTCAAGACAGCCAGGCAGACTTAGTGATTGAGGGCAAGATTGGAGAAGTGTTGGGGAAGTTGAAACAATAG
- a CDS encoding LysR family transcriptional regulator, translated as MRIQQLHYIIKIVETGSMNEAAKQLFITQPSLSNAVRDLENEMGIEIFIRNPKGITLTKDGMEFLSYARQVVEQTQLLEERYKNPVAHRELFSVSAQHYAFVVNAFVSLLKKSDMEKYELFLRETRTWEIIDDVKNFRSEIGVLFLNSYNRDVLSKMLDDNHLIATHLFTAQPHIFVSKSNPLAKKKLVQLSDLENFPYLSYDQGTHNSFYFSEEILSQEHHKKSIVVSDRATLFNLLIGLDGYTIATGILNSNLNGDNIVSIPLDIDDPIELVYIQHEKASLSKMGERFIEYLIEEVQFDK; from the coding sequence ATGAGAATTCAACAGTTACACTATATTATCAAAATTGTCGAGACTGGCAGTATGAACGAAGCTGCCAAGCAGCTTTTCATTACTCAGCCTAGTTTGTCTAATGCTGTGAGGGATTTGGAAAATGAAATGGGCATCGAGATTTTCATTCGCAATCCAAAAGGAATTACCTTGACCAAGGACGGCATGGAGTTTCTTTCTTATGCCCGGCAGGTTGTTGAGCAGACTCAGCTTCTAGAGGAGCGGTACAAAAACCCTGTCGCCCACCGTGAGCTTTTCAGCGTTTCTGCTCAGCACTATGCCTTTGTGGTCAATGCTTTTGTTTCCCTACTTAAAAAAAGCGATATGGAGAAATACGAGCTCTTTTTGCGGGAAACTCGGACTTGGGAGATTATTGACGACGTAAAAAACTTCCGCAGCGAAATTGGTGTCCTCTTTCTCAATAGCTACAACCGCGATGTCCTATCCAAGATGCTGGATGACAATCACTTGATTGCCACTCATCTCTTCACAGCTCAACCCCATATCTTTGTCAGCAAGTCCAATCCACTTGCCAAGAAAAAGTTGGTCCAATTATCTGACTTAGAAAACTTCCCCTACCTCAGCTATGACCAAGGGACTCACAACTCTTTCTACTTTTCTGAGGAAATTCTCTCTCAGGAACACCATAAAAAATCTATCGTGGTCAGCGACCGTGCGACCCTCTTTAACCTTTTGATCGGTCTGGATGGCTACACGATTGCAACCGGTATCCTCAACAGCAACCTCAACGGAGATAATATCGTGTCAATCCCACTGGACATTGATGATCCGATTGAACTGGTTTACATCCAGCACGAAAAGGCTAGCCTATCCAAAATGGGAGAACGCTTTATTGAGTATCTGATTGAGGAAGTACAATTTGATAAATAA
- a CDS encoding dihydroorotate dehydrogenase electron transfer subunit, translating to MRLQGGKNGIRGNWLPCFLRNLAAARFFLVESEVIMVSDSCKKRFGKIMLEQMELLEQVEIAPNIFSMILKGQMVAQMQAGQFLHIRVPDDSKLLRRPISIAEIDRDNLTCRIIYRIEGGGTAIFSQLPAGSYLDVMGPQGNGFDLTPVRSGDQVLIIGGGIGVPPLLEVAKELHAKGAQVTAVLGFADKAAVILESEMKKYSEVIVTTDNGSYGRKGYVSAVVDKLPQDYAAVYSCGAPAMLQYVDRKFQDHPHAYLSMESRMACGMGACYACVVHVAGQDESVNKRVCEDGPVFETGTIIV from the coding sequence GTGAGGCTGCAAGGTGGGAAAAACGGTATAAGAGGCAATTGGCTGCCTTGTTTTTTGCGAAACCTTGCTGCGGCGAGGTTTTTTCTTGTAGAAAGTGAGGTTATCATGGTTAGTGATAGTTGTAAAAAGAGATTTGGCAAGATTATGCTGGAGCAGATGGAGCTGCTTGAGCAAGTAGAAATTGCGCCTAATATTTTTTCCATGATTCTAAAGGGACAAATGGTTGCACAGATGCAGGCTGGGCAGTTTTTACATATTCGGGTACCAGATGACAGCAAGCTTTTGCGCCGGCCTATCTCAATCGCGGAGATTGACCGAGACAATCTGACTTGTCGCATTATTTATCGGATAGAAGGCGGCGGAACAGCTATTTTTTCTCAACTTCCTGCTGGTTCTTATCTTGATGTTATGGGGCCTCAGGGAAATGGTTTTGATTTGACCCCTGTAAGGTCAGGTGACCAAGTTTTGATTATCGGTGGTGGGATTGGTGTTCCACCTCTGCTTGAGGTTGCTAAAGAATTGCATGCCAAGGGTGCTCAGGTGACGGCTGTATTGGGATTTGCTGATAAAGCTGCTGTCATTTTGGAATCAGAAATGAAAAAATACTCCGAAGTCATTGTCACGACGGATAACGGTTCTTACGGTCGCAAGGGCTATGTATCAGCAGTTGTAGATAAATTGCCCCAAGACTATGCTGCTGTCTATTCCTGTGGAGCGCCAGCCATGCTCCAGTATGTCGATCGTAAGTTTCAGGACCATCCGCATGCTTATCTTTCTATGGAATCCCGTATGGCTTGTGGCATGGGCGCCTGCTATGCCTGTGTCGTTCATGTGGCAGGTCAGGATGAGTCAGTCAATAAGCGCGTTTGTGAAGACGGTCCGGTCTTTGAGACGGGCACGATTATTGTCTAG
- a CDS encoding dihydroorotate dehydrogenase, translated as MSDQRLRVSLPGLDLKNPIIPASGCFGFGQEYAKYYDLDLLGSIMIKATTLDPRFGNPTPRVAETPAGMLNAIGLQNPGVEVVLAEKLPWLEKNYPNLPIIANVAGFSNQEYATVAEKISQASNVKAIELNISCPNVDHGNAGLLIGQVPELAYEATKAAVETSVVPVYVKLTPSVADITQVAKAVEDAGAAGFTMINTLVGMRFDLRSRKPIIANGTGGMSGPAVFPVALKLIRQVAQASKLPIIGMGGVDSAEAALEMFIAGASAIGVGTANFTNPYACPTIIENLPKAMDKYGIESLESLRKEVRENLL; from the coding sequence ATGAGTGATCAACGTTTAAGAGTTTCCTTGCCAGGCTTGGACCTGAAAAATCCAATTATTCCAGCATCCGGCTGCTTTGGGTTCGGACAGGAATATGCCAAATACTATGATCTAGACTTGCTGGGCTCCATCATGATAAAGGCTACGACTTTGGACCCCCGCTTTGGCAATCCCACTCCGCGTGTGGCAGAAACGCCCGCTGGTATGCTCAATGCCATTGGCCTGCAAAATCCAGGTGTTGAGGTTGTTCTAGCTGAAAAACTGCCCTGGTTGGAAAAAAATTATCCCAATCTTCCAATCATAGCTAATGTAGCAGGCTTTTCCAATCAAGAGTATGCCACAGTGGCTGAGAAAATTTCTCAAGCCTCTAATGTAAAGGCTATTGAGCTCAATATCTCCTGCCCTAATGTTGACCATGGAAATGCTGGCCTTTTGATTGGCCAAGTTCCAGAGTTGGCTTACGAAGCAACCAAGGCAGCAGTAGAGACTTCTGTTGTACCAGTCTATGTCAAATTGACTCCGAGCGTAGCAGACATTACTCAGGTAGCCAAGGCTGTTGAAGACGCTGGTGCTGCTGGTTTTACCATGATTAACACCTTGGTAGGTATGCGATTTGACTTGAGGTCGCGCAAGCCTATTATCGCCAATGGCACTGGTGGCATGTCTGGCCCTGCTGTCTTTCCTGTAGCGCTCAAGCTGATCCGTCAAGTGGCGCAGGCAAGCAAACTTCCCATTATTGGTATGGGAGGAGTTGATTCTGCGGAGGCTGCTCTGGAGATGTTTATAGCAGGCGCTTCAGCCATTGGAGTGGGAACTGCCAATTTCACAAATCCATATGCCTGCCCGACCATCATTGAAAATTTGCCTAAGGCTATGGATAAATACGGCATCGAAAGTCTTGAAAGCTTACGAAAAGAAGTTCGAGAGAATTTGCTTTAA